In Rhizobium sp. CIAT894, the genomic window CGGTGGCACTCGCCTCGTTCAGCGACAGGCTGAGATTGTTGAAGCGCAGCCCATTGCCCGACGACATGATGTCGGATTCCAGCGAGGCGCTCTTCAGCGTTCCGATGCCGGGGATCGATTTGCCCGACCATTTGAGAAGTGCGGGCATATCGGGAATGCTGGCGCTGATATTGCCGGAAAGGGCCGAAAGGTTGGCAATGCTGGCAATCCCCTGGAAGCGCGCCGTCAGAAGGTTCGATGTCAGCGACGTCCGTGTTTCGGCATTTTTGCCGGCAAAGACGAGCAGCGGCTGGCGCGAGGCGAAATCGACCTTCAGGTCCTCGCCGTTGATGCGGGCGATGATCACAGCCGAGATCGCGCCGGACAGTCGCGGCCAGGCGATATCGGCGGTAACGCTGTCGAAATGATAGGCCTTGGCGGTCTTGACGTCGGTCACCGTGAGCGCGCCGTCTTCGACCGTCACCGCGCCGATCTCGGCATCGAGATCGGGATCGAGCACCTCGGCGCCGTTTTCGGTGCGTACGCCGCTGATCGCGCGCGCGAGCAGGCCGGCATAACTCCAGTCAATCAGCCCCTTCTCGTCGCGCGTCAGGGCCAGATTGGGGCGCACCAGGTGGAATTCGTGGAAGCTGGTGCGGCCTCTCAACGCATCGATGAGGCTGAAATCGGCCGACAGGCTTTCGATGCTGCCGAGCAGCTTGTCGCCGCTTTCGCGCGGCTGGCGGATGGTGACCTGGTTCAGCGTGATGCGCGGCGTCGGCCAGAATTCCAGCACCGGGCTGCCCTTGATCTCGGCATGATAGCCCGTCCATTTCGACAGCGCGTCCTCGATGCCCGAGCGCACGAAACCGGTCGAAATGAGATAGGGCGCAGCGACCCTCAGCGCCACGAAAAGCCCAAGCGCAATCAGCAGAAAGACAGTCGACAGACGGGCGAAGGCCGGAAGCCAGCGCGAAACGGGTCCGATCTTCCTGCGCCACCTGCGATGTCTTGACGTGCTCATGATCTCCGCCGGCAATTCAGCCGGTCATCCCTTTATGCGCTGGTTCGCGGATATAGGAAATATCAGGCATATGCAAATCCCCTGCGAGGCGCCGCGCGTCTTTTCAGATGCGGGTTCCACACTTTATAATGCAATGCAGCATGATATAAGAACGGCATTGGGGAGGAGGATTGAATGCAGGATAACAGACCACTTTGGGTGCCCTCGGAAGATGCGGTTGCGACAAGCCCGATCCATGCCTTCATGGAGCGCTGCAATGCCGACTTCGGGCTGTCTCTTTCGGGCTTTGAGGATCTGCACGCCTGGTCGGTGGCCGAGCGGGAGAATTTCTGGTCGGCCGTCTGGGATTTCTGCGGCGTGAAGGGAGAGCGCGGCACAGAGGTGCTGGTCGACGGCGACCGTATGCTGGAGGCCCGCTTCTTTCCCGATGCGACGCTGAACTTCGCCGAAAACCTGCTGCCCCGCTGCGGCGACGGCGATGCCATCATCTTCCGCGGCGAAGACAAGGCTGAGGACCGCTGGTCGTGGGACCGGCTCCGCGCACTGGTCTCGAAGCTGCAGCAGGCCTTCAAGGCGCTCGGCATCTGCGAAGGCGACCGCATCGCCGCCATGATGCCGAACATGCCGGAGACCGTCGCCGCCATGCTGGCGGCTGCCTCGATCGGCGCCATCTGGTCGTCCTGCTCGCCCGATTTCGGCGAGCAGGGTGTGCTCGACCGCTTCGGCCAGATCGGCCCCAGGCTGTTCATCGCCTGCGATGCCTATTGGTATTCCGGCAAGCTGCAGGATGTCGGCGCCAAGGTCGCGACCGTCGCCAAAAGCCTTGGTGTGCCTGTTGTTGTCGTCCACTACGCCGGCGATGCCGAGGCGGTGGTGGCCAAAACACCGGGTGCTTCGACGCTTGAGGCCTTTATCGCGCCTTATGAGGTGAAGGAGGTCGAATTCACCCGGCTTGGTTTTGCGCACCCGCTCTACATCCTCTTTTCGTCAGGCACGACAGGCGTGCCGAAATGCATCGTCCATTCGGCCGGCGGCACGCTGCTGCAGCACCTCAAGGAGCAGCGGCTGCATTGCGGCCTGCAGGCGGGCGAGAAGCTGTTCTACTTCACCACCTGCGGCTGGATGATGTGGAACTGGCTGGTCAGCGGCCTTGCCAGCGGCGCCACGCTCTGCCTGTTCGACGGCTCTCCGTTTGCGCCCGACGGCAACGTGCTGTTCGATTATGCCGAGGCCGAAAAATTCGCCATCTTAGGCACCTCGGCGAAATACATCGATGCAGTGCGCAAAAGCGGGCTGACGCCGCGCGCAAGCCACGATCTCTCCAGCCTGCGGCTGATGACCTCCACCGGCTCGCCGCTGTCGCCCGAAGGCTTCACCTTCGTCTACGAAGGCATCAAGCAGGATGTGCAGCTCGCCTCGATATCGGGCGGTACCGATATCGTCTCCTGCTTCGTGCTCGGCAATCCGCTGCAGCCGGTCTGGCGCGGCGAGATCCAGGGGCCGGGCCTCGGCCTTGCCGTCGATGTGTGGAACGATGATGGCAAGCCGGTGCGGGGAGAGAAGGGTGAGCTCGTCTGCACCAAGGCCTTCCCCTCGATGCCGGTGATGTTCTGGAACGATCCCGACGGCGCCAAGTATCGCGCCGCCTATTTCGAGCGCTTCGACAATGTCTGGTGCCACGGCGATTTCGCCGAATGGACCGAGCATGGCGGCCTCGTCATCCACGGCCGTTCGGATGCGACGCTCAATCCCGGCGGCGTGCGCATCGGCACGGCCGAGATCTACAATCAGGTGGAGCAGATGGAGGAGGTGGCCGAGGCGCTGTGCATCGGCCAGGAATGGGACGATGATGTGCGCGTCATCCTCTTCGTTCGCCTTGCCCCCGGTGTGACGCTGACCGAGGATCTCGTCAAGGCGATCAAGACGCGGGTGCGCACCGGCGCCTCGCCGCGGCATGTGCCTGCAAAGATCGTCGCGGTCGCCGATATCCCCCGCACCAAATCCGGCAAGATCGTCGAGCTTGCCGTGCGCGAGGTCGTTCACAACAGGCCGGTGAAAAA contains:
- a CDS encoding AsmA-like C-terminal region-containing protein yields the protein MSTSRHRRWRRKIGPVSRWLPAFARLSTVFLLIALGLFVALRVAAPYLISTGFVRSGIEDALSKWTGYHAEIKGSPVLEFWPTPRITLNQVTIRQPRESGDKLLGSIESLSADFSLIDALRGRTSFHEFHLVRPNLALTRDEKGLIDWSYAGLLARAISGVRTENGAEVLDPDLDAEIGAVTVEDGALTVTDVKTAKAYHFDSVTADIAWPRLSGAISAVIIARINGEDLKVDFASRQPLLVFAGKNAETRTSLTSNLLTARFQGIASIANLSALSGNISASIPDMPALLKWSGKSIPGIGTLKSASLESDIMSSGNGLRFNNLSLSLNEASATGVMDLFTQPGKRPKIGGTLAFDEMNLKPFLDAFALRLAVGEAEEISAGINGPLQVLDVDVRLSARRAQMGLFALSDVGASVIVAGGEAKFDIGDSRFEGGEMTAHLEATQRDFDGGGKLQLSIRDADFAALAERLRLKGPLPLATGSLDLDLQSPKAIWTTGLADVTGRLHFWTRDGTIPGVDTAALRTQAAGKPFFPLSAAAGGAFAFNQLNLQADFANGSAEMHDVRIAGPSETLTLSGVITYQSNGLALSGSLEATDPARAAELPLLPFFIGGSWPNPVISPVPLFGNTPHAQ
- a CDS encoding acetoacetate--CoA ligase, which translates into the protein MQDNRPLWVPSEDAVATSPIHAFMERCNADFGLSLSGFEDLHAWSVAERENFWSAVWDFCGVKGERGTEVLVDGDRMLEARFFPDATLNFAENLLPRCGDGDAIIFRGEDKAEDRWSWDRLRALVSKLQQAFKALGICEGDRIAAMMPNMPETVAAMLAAASIGAIWSSCSPDFGEQGVLDRFGQIGPRLFIACDAYWYSGKLQDVGAKVATVAKSLGVPVVVVHYAGDAEAVVAKTPGASTLEAFIAPYEVKEVEFTRLGFAHPLYILFSSGTTGVPKCIVHSAGGTLLQHLKEQRLHCGLQAGEKLFYFTTCGWMMWNWLVSGLASGATLCLFDGSPFAPDGNVLFDYAEAEKFAILGTSAKYIDAVRKSGLTPRASHDLSSLRLMTSTGSPLSPEGFTFVYEGIKQDVQLASISGGTDIVSCFVLGNPLQPVWRGEIQGPGLGLAVDVWNDDGKPVRGEKGELVCTKAFPSMPVMFWNDPDGAKYRAAYFERFDNVWCHGDFAEWTEHGGLVIHGRSDATLNPGGVRIGTAEIYNQVEQMEEVAEALCIGQEWDDDVRVILFVRLAPGVTLTEDLVKAIKTRVRTGASPRHVPAKIVAVADIPRTKSGKIVELAVREVVHNRPVKNQEALANPEALQLFAGLEELKD